One Primulina huaijiensis isolate GDHJ02 chromosome 8, ASM1229523v2, whole genome shotgun sequence genomic region harbors:
- the LOC140983514 gene encoding UDP-glucuronic acid decarboxylase 6-like yields the protein MAKEASNGGNHITTKPPPEPSPLRRAKFFKANMRILVTGGAGFIGSHLVDKLMENEKNEVIVVDNYFTGSKENLRQWIGHPRFELMRHDVTEPLLVEVDQIYHLACPASPIFYKYNPVKTIKTNVIGTLNMLGLAKRVGARILLTSTSEVYGDPLEHPQNESYWGNVNPIGVRSCYDEGKRVAETLMFDYHRQHGIEIRIARIFNTYGPRMNIDDGRVVSNFIAQAIRDEPLTVQLPGTQTRSFCYVSDMVDGLIRLMEGDNTGPINIGNPGEFTMLELAETVKEMINPEVNIMTVENTPDDPRQRKPDITKAKELLGWEPKIKLRNGIPLMEDDFRKRLQIPRKK from the exons ATGGCCAAGGAAGCATCAAACGGAGGAAACCATATCACCACCAAACCACCTCCCGAGCCTTCACCTTTGAGGAGAGCAAAATTTTTTAAG GCAAACATGAGAATTTTGGTTACTGGTGGAGCTGGATTCATTGGCTCTCATTTAGTTGATAAGCTGATGGAAAACGAGAAGAATGAG GTTATAGTCGTGGATAACTACTTTACGGGATCGAAGGAAAACTTAAGGCAATGGATTGGTCATCCTCGATTTGAGCTTATGCGACATG ATGTTACGGAGCCATTATTAGTTGAAGTTGATCAGATATACCATCTTGCTTGTCCCGCCTCACCGATTTTCTACAAATACAATCCTGTCAAG ACAATAAAGACTAATGTCATTGGGACACTAAACATGTTGGGACTTGCCAAGCGCGTTGGAGCTAG GATTTTACTGACATCAACTTCAGAGGTTTATGGAGATCCACTTGAGCATCCTCAAAACGAGAGTTACTGGGGCAATGTGAACCCTATAG GGGTCAGGAGCTGTTACGACGAGGGAAAAAGGGTTGCTGAAACTTTGATGTTTGATTATCACAGGCAACATGGAATTG AAATACGGATTGCAAGGATTTTCAACACTTATGGACCACGAATGAACATTGATGATGGCCGTGTTGTCAGTAATTTCATAGCTCAAGCTATACG TGATGAACCTTTGACAGTTCAGTTACCTGGAACACAGACGAGGAGCTTCTGTTACGTTTCTGACATG GTTGATGGTCTTATTCGACTGATGGAAGGAGATAACACTGGACCGATAAACATAGGCAATCCAG GCGAGTTTACAATGCTGGAGCTTGCTGAGACTGTGAAAGAG ATGATCAATCCGGAAGTGAATATCATGACTGTGGAGAATACACCTGACGATCCTCGACAGAGAAAACCTGATATAACAAAAGCTAAGGAACTGTTAGGATGGGAACCGAAGATCAAACTACGCAATGGCATTCCTTTGATGGAGGATGATTTTCGCAAGAGGCTTCAAATTCCCAGGAAGAAGTGA